A genome region from Ammoniphilus oxalaticus includes the following:
- a CDS encoding ABC transporter ATP-binding protein: protein MKFAKQLKPFLGGILLAIVFLFTQAFADLNLPNYMSEIVNVGIQQSGIEHAAPDALSEDGMRLATTLMTDEEQRLVEANYAPVSATDKNTEGELYGSLYPAAADPQYYIKKTNDGGKPSADSEALDDAFGAASLTLVHLMTEMAPDMQPPTGDAEAASQAEQATNIDVTKLYPMIPMLHSLPESAIQEARQLAATDPMMQKQTGILFTKAFYNELGVDLGAKQTSYILKVGLKMLGIALLGGLATVIVGFLASRTATGVARNLRTQIFAKVEDFSKREFDQFSTASLITRCTNDVNQVQQVLLIGIRMMCYAPILGIGGIIMAVNKSASMSWIIALAVVILLGMIIVVMTIAMPKFKLIQKLMDKLNLVSRENLNGLMVIRSVGAQRHETERFEQTNTDLTQTNLFVNRVMVFMFPTMMFIMNAVTLLIVWVGAQRIAASSMQVGDMMAFMQYVMQILMSFMMVSMMFIMVPRAAVSAGRITEVLETEIAISDPVEPQSFDPQKRGVLEFKDVYFRYEGAEEDALRAISFVAKPGQTTAIIGSTGSGKSTIANLALRFYDVSAGEIQLDGVDIRHVKLGDLRAKIGYAPQQGLLLSGTIASNVIYGKPDATEEEMKWAAEVAQATEFISEKPEQFEAPISQGGSNVSGGQKQRLTIARALAKRPDALIFDDSFSALDFRTDARLRQALKEQTANATMIIVAQRVSTIMHAEQILVLEKGEIVGRGTHRELLQQCPEYREIASSQLSKEELA from the coding sequence ATGAAATTTGCAAAGCAGCTTAAACCATTTTTAGGCGGGATTTTGTTGGCGATTGTGTTCCTGTTTACGCAGGCTTTTGCCGATTTGAACTTGCCAAACTACATGTCAGAGATCGTCAATGTTGGGATTCAACAAAGCGGAATTGAACACGCCGCGCCTGACGCGCTGAGCGAAGACGGAATGCGGTTGGCGACGACATTGATGACGGATGAGGAACAGCGATTAGTGGAAGCGAACTATGCGCCCGTTTCAGCCACGGATAAAAATACCGAAGGGGAATTGTATGGAAGTTTGTACCCTGCCGCAGCGGATCCACAATATTATATAAAAAAGACCAATGACGGCGGCAAACCCAGCGCTGATTCGGAAGCGCTCGACGATGCTTTTGGGGCGGCGTCGCTCACGTTGGTCCACCTGATGACAGAAATGGCGCCAGACATGCAGCCTCCAACAGGAGATGCCGAGGCAGCTTCCCAGGCGGAACAGGCCACCAACATCGATGTGACAAAATTGTATCCAATGATACCGATGCTACATTCGTTGCCAGAATCAGCGATCCAAGAGGCGCGGCAACTTGCGGCGACCGACCCGATGATGCAAAAACAAACGGGGATCCTGTTTACGAAAGCTTTTTACAATGAATTAGGCGTTGATTTAGGAGCCAAACAGACCAGCTACATTCTCAAAGTTGGACTCAAAATGCTCGGCATCGCCTTACTTGGTGGACTGGCGACGGTGATTGTCGGTTTTCTTGCTTCGCGAACGGCAACAGGCGTGGCCCGAAACTTGCGGACGCAAATTTTTGCCAAAGTCGAGGATTTCTCGAAGCGGGAATTTGATCAATTTTCAACCGCGTCACTGATCACCCGCTGCACAAACGACGTCAACCAAGTGCAGCAAGTGCTGCTGATCGGGATTCGGATGATGTGTTACGCCCCGATTTTGGGGATTGGCGGGATCATTATGGCTGTCAACAAATCGGCTTCGATGAGTTGGATTATTGCCCTCGCCGTCGTGATTTTGTTGGGGATGATTATTGTCGTGATGACGATTGCCATGCCTAAATTCAAATTAATTCAAAAGTTAATGGATAAATTGAACTTGGTTTCTCGGGAAAATTTGAACGGGCTGATGGTGATTCGCTCGGTCGGAGCCCAGCGCCACGAAACAGAACGTTTTGAACAAACGAACACCGATTTGACGCAAACAAACTTATTCGTTAACCGCGTGATGGTGTTCATGTTTCCTACGATGATGTTCATTATGAACGCCGTTACTCTGCTGATCGTTTGGGTCGGGGCCCAGCGGATCGCCGCTTCTTCAATGCAAGTGGGCGACATGATGGCTTTTATGCAATACGTCATGCAAATTTTAATGTCGTTTATGATGGTCTCGATGATGTTTATTATGGTGCCGCGAGCGGCGGTGTCAGCGGGACGGATCACGGAAGTGTTAGAAACGGAAATCGCCATTTCCGATCCTGTCGAACCACAATCGTTTGACCCGCAGAAAAGAGGGGTACTCGAATTCAAGGACGTTTATTTCCGTTATGAAGGCGCCGAAGAAGACGCCCTGCGCGCGATTTCTTTTGTGGCCAAGCCCGGACAAACGACCGCGATTATCGGGTCAACCGGTTCAGGTAAATCAACGATTGCCAACTTAGCTCTCCGTTTTTACGATGTGAGCGCGGGTGAAATTCAATTGGACGGCGTCGATATTCGTCACGTAAAACTGGGAGATTTACGGGCAAAAATCGGGTACGCGCCCCAACAAGGATTACTTTTATCGGGGACGATCGCCTCGAATGTGATTTACGGCAAACCCGATGCGACCGAAGAAGAAATGAAGTGGGCGGCTGAAGTCGCTCAGGCGACGGAGTTTATTTCGGAAAAACCCGAGCAGTTTGAGGCGCCGATCTCGCAAGGCGGGTCCAACGTGTCGGGCGGACAGAAACAACGGTTAACGATCGCCCGCGCCTTGGCGAAACGTCCTGACGCGCTCATTTTTGATGATAGTTTCTCCGCGCTCGATTTTCGCACCGATGCCAGGTTGCGCCAGGCGTTGAAGGAGCAAACGGCGAACGCAACGATGATTATCGTCGCCCAACGCGTGAGCACGATTATGCATGCCGAACAAATTCTCGTGCTGGAAAAAGGCGAAATTGTCGGACGCGGCACCCACCGCGAACTCCTGCAACAATGCCCTGAGTATCGCGAGATTGCTTCTTCGCAGCTGTCAAAGGAGGAGTTAGCATGA
- a CDS encoding amino acid ABC transporter permease codes for MADIINLFMQTWPGFLKAAWFTLRLTAVALVFGSVVGLIVAFMRLSKWRIISGLSQIYITMVRGTPLILQIYVLYWGMREIILLDRFWAGVIALAIHNGAYIAEIFRGAIQSIDKGQAEAARSLGMSLPLTMRRIILPQAFKRAIPPLGNQFIIGLKDSSLVGFIGYQELYMFSNSTAARTLLNLESYMIAGLYYLALVLIFTYIVHRLEQRLDVDNNHKGGVTHVEGTHGRGAQA; via the coding sequence ATGGCGGACATTATCAACTTATTTATGCAAACGTGGCCAGGTTTTTTGAAGGCGGCCTGGTTTACTTTACGCTTAACTGCGGTCGCGCTCGTTTTTGGCAGCGTCGTTGGATTGATCGTTGCTTTTATGCGCTTGTCAAAATGGCGAATCATCTCGGGTTTGTCACAAATTTACATCACGATGGTTCGGGGCACGCCGCTTATTTTACAAATTTACGTGCTGTATTGGGGGATGCGCGAAATTATTTTGCTCGATCGATTTTGGGCGGGAGTGATTGCGCTTGCGATTCACAACGGGGCGTACATCGCCGAAATTTTCCGCGGAGCGATCCAGTCGATCGACAAAGGGCAGGCAGAAGCGGCTCGGTCGCTGGGCATGTCTCTGCCGTTAACGATGCGGCGAATCATATTGCCGCAGGCTTTTAAGCGGGCGATTCCGCCGCTCGGCAACCAATTTATTATCGGGCTGAAAGATTCATCGCTTGTCGGCTTTATCGGGTATCAGGAGTTGTACATGTTTTCCAACTCGACCGCGGCTCGCACGTTGTTGAACTTGGAATCCTATATGATCGCGGGCCTTTATTATCTGGCGCTCGTTTTAATTTTCACCTATATCGTCCATCGTTTGGAACAGCGGCTAGATGTGGACAACAATCATAAAGGAGGTGTAACGCATGTCGAAGGAACGCATGGTCGAGGCGCGCAAGCTTAA
- a CDS encoding GGDEF domain-containing protein: MKSRVRFRLSMIMILFAVLISFTVATMDYFKLRQQEITSNEFQIESMEAIIKYSIQTVEKSYFLFGEKMAEEMEIVSRDLATRYDQNSELDRWDFDQLKNEFGFDIYMINRRNIITHSSHATDIGLDFNDCCQKLARTLDERRAAGGFFTDMLDIEQSSGKVKKYSYMATADKKYLIQLSLSLEDTPIFTEFNLLGNLERWKRKYPSINSIHILNIGGIAFGQPDTEQNKLSPQRREAFEQTLATKETTEVKENWRGEPATYRYSHYVSELDNGTTRNKVLEIVHNKKELLAILNDNKKMFLLRLTIILLITIGLSHLISKRVTELIYLAFHDNLTGLKNKTAFNETLSSTLGENQGTTALLLLDFDNFKLINDTFGHQVGDDLLKGVAARMKSLISKKESVFRWGGDEFAVILPSATPQQAEKLAASFIEKLQAYCEEQNFNLLNGAKVTVSIGIAFAPEHGVDAEMLYKHADIALANAKLKGKNQYQFYQEQK; encoded by the coding sequence GTGAAATCACGCGTAAGATTTAGATTATCTATGATCATGATCCTGTTTGCAGTTCTCATTTCTTTTACCGTAGCGACGATGGACTATTTTAAATTGAGGCAACAAGAGATTACAAGCAACGAGTTCCAAATCGAAAGTATGGAAGCGATTATAAAATACTCCATTCAAACCGTCGAAAAATCATATTTTTTATTTGGAGAAAAAATGGCCGAAGAAATGGAAATCGTTTCCCGCGATCTCGCTACGCGATATGACCAAAATTCGGAGCTGGACCGATGGGATTTTGACCAACTAAAAAATGAGTTTGGCTTTGATATTTATATGATCAATCGACGGAATATCATCACACATAGTAGCCACGCGACAGATATCGGCCTCGATTTCAACGATTGCTGCCAAAAATTGGCCCGAACTCTAGATGAAAGAAGAGCGGCGGGCGGCTTTTTTACGGACATGCTGGATATCGAACAAAGTTCAGGAAAAGTAAAAAAGTACAGCTACATGGCGACAGCCGATAAAAAATATTTAATTCAACTTAGCCTTTCACTCGAGGATACCCCTATTTTTACGGAATTTAATCTTTTGGGAAATTTGGAGAGGTGGAAAAGAAAGTATCCATCGATTAATAGCATTCATATTTTAAATATTGGCGGAATTGCGTTCGGTCAACCAGACACTGAGCAAAACAAGCTGTCCCCGCAAAGGAGAGAAGCTTTCGAACAGACGCTGGCCACCAAAGAGACAACGGAAGTAAAAGAAAACTGGCGCGGCGAACCGGCTACATACCGATATTCTCATTATGTATCTGAACTCGACAATGGGACCACCCGCAACAAAGTGTTGGAAATTGTACACAACAAAAAAGAATTGCTCGCTATTTTAAATGATAATAAAAAAATGTTTTTGCTTCGTTTGACGATTATTTTGTTGATCACGATCGGCTTATCCCATTTAATATCCAAGCGGGTCACGGAACTCATCTATCTCGCTTTTCACGATAATTTAACCGGGTTAAAAAATAAGACTGCTTTTAATGAAACACTCTCCTCCACACTGGGCGAAAATCAGGGGACAACAGCCTTGCTGTTACTTGATTTTGACAATTTTAAATTGATTAACGATACGTTCGGACACCAGGTTGGAGATGATTTGTTAAAAGGGGTTGCGGCCCGCATGAAGTCACTCATTAGTAAAAAGGAGTCGGTGTTCCGTTGGGGCGGAGATGAATTTGCAGTCATCCTCCCTTCCGCCACACCACAACAAGCGGAAAAGCTAGCGGCCAGTTTTATCGAAAAGTTGCAAGCGTATTGCGAAGAACAAAACTTTAATCTTCTGAACGGAGCGAAGGTCACCGTCAGTATCGGGATCGCCTTCGCGCCAGAACACGGCGTCGACGCGGAAATGTTGTACAAACACGCCGACATCGCTTTAGCCAATGCCAAGTTAAAAGGGAAAAATCAATATCAATTTTACCAAGAACAAAAATAG
- a CDS encoding cytochrome P450: MQTTLTRTLIPMPELQSPEDRANPFSIYERLRQTTPVRYDETRGCWDIFRYEDVHRILKDPATFSSKRSLERGNTVTILTMDPPRHSQMRALVNKAFTPKMVNDLAPRIESITSELLAAVQGKGQMDMVHDLATPLPVIIIAELLGVPAEDRQLFKEWSDALVKGSADSSAEAFERVMMEKDKATKELGAYFAKIIGQRRSQPKDDLISVLLSAEIEGEKLSDEEILGFSILLLAAGNETTTNLITNSVRRLTEDLALQQQLRNDPTQIKNFIEEALRFYPPIQAVSRIATEDIQIGGKQIMAGEQVVNWVASANRDEAQFTDPNTFIIDRKPNNHLSFGFGIHFCLGAPLARLEGLHAIRAILERLQDIQLAPEANLEFIESPFVYGVKAFPITFKA; the protein is encoded by the coding sequence ATGCAAACGACGTTGACTAGAACGCTAATTCCTATGCCAGAATTACAATCGCCAGAAGATCGGGCAAATCCTTTTTCGATTTACGAACGATTACGCCAGACGACTCCGGTTCGTTACGACGAAACACGTGGCTGTTGGGATATTTTTCGCTATGAAGATGTACACCGTATTTTAAAAGATCCTGCCACCTTTTCCTCAAAACGCAGCTTAGAACGCGGAAATACGGTCACCATTTTGACGATGGACCCGCCGCGCCACAGCCAGATGCGAGCATTGGTGAACAAGGCCTTTACGCCGAAAATGGTGAATGATTTAGCCCCGCGCATCGAATCGATTACCAGCGAGCTGCTCGCTGCTGTACAAGGGAAAGGGCAAATGGACATGGTCCATGATCTAGCAACTCCGTTGCCGGTGATCATCATCGCCGAATTATTGGGTGTCCCAGCTGAGGATCGACAGCTGTTTAAAGAGTGGTCGGATGCGCTCGTTAAAGGGAGCGCGGACAGTTCTGCCGAGGCGTTTGAGCGTGTGATGATGGAAAAGGATAAAGCGACCAAGGAACTGGGGGCCTATTTTGCAAAAATTATCGGACAACGCCGCAGCCAGCCAAAAGATGATTTAATTTCAGTGCTCCTTTCAGCGGAGATTGAAGGGGAAAAATTGAGCGACGAGGAAATTCTCGGATTTTCCATTCTATTGTTGGCGGCAGGCAACGAAACGACGACAAACTTGATCACCAACTCCGTACGCCGACTAACAGAAGATCTAGCTTTGCAACAACAGTTACGAAACGATCCCACGCAAATTAAAAACTTTATTGAGGAGGCCTTGCGCTTCTACCCGCCGATTCAAGCGGTTAGCCGCATCGCCACCGAAGATATTCAAATAGGCGGCAAACAGATTATGGCCGGTGAACAAGTCGTGAACTGGGTCGCTTCCGCCAACCGCGACGAAGCTCAATTTACCGATCCAAATACATTCATCATCGATCGCAAACCGAACAACCACCTCTCGTTTGGCTTTGGCATCCACTTTTGCCTTGGGGCGCCGCTCGCTCGTTTAGAAGGACTGCATGCTATTCGCGCGATCCTCGAACGGCTACAAGATATTCAATTAGCTCCCGAAGCAAATTTGGAGTTTATCGAGAGCCCGTTTGTATATGGGGTCAAAGCGTTTCCGATTACGTTTAAAGCTTAA
- a CDS encoding amino acid ABC transporter ATP-binding protein, translating to MSKERMVEARKLNKSFGQLHVLKDCDLQVDRNEVVVMIGASGSGKSTLLRCLNFLELEDSGEIFISGKKVDPRKDDLNRIRQQVGMVFQHFNLFPHMNVLQNVIEAPMQVKGVSKAQAIALAQELLEKVGLADKADSYPSQLSGGQQQRVAIARALAMKPDVMLFDEPTSALDPELVGEVLGVMRDLAKEGMTMVVVTHEMGFAQEVADRVIVMHDGAIIEHGPPEQIFQHPKHERTQRFLSQVL from the coding sequence ATGTCGAAGGAACGCATGGTCGAGGCGCGCAAGCTTAACAAATCGTTCGGTCAACTGCATGTTTTAAAAGATTGTGACCTACAAGTCGATCGCAACGAAGTCGTCGTGATGATCGGGGCGAGCGGCTCGGGCAAAAGCACGTTGCTGCGTTGCCTTAACTTCTTGGAACTCGAAGACAGCGGTGAGATCTTTATTTCTGGAAAAAAGGTGGACCCGCGTAAAGACGACTTGAATCGCATTCGCCAACAAGTCGGGATGGTGTTCCAGCATTTTAACTTGTTCCCGCATATGAACGTGTTGCAAAATGTGATCGAGGCGCCGATGCAGGTTAAAGGGGTGAGCAAAGCGCAGGCGATCGCCTTGGCCCAAGAGCTATTGGAAAAAGTCGGGCTCGCCGATAAAGCGGACAGTTATCCGAGTCAGTTGTCAGGCGGACAACAACAACGCGTCGCCATCGCGCGGGCGTTGGCGATGAAGCCGGATGTGATGTTGTTCGATGAACCGACCTCGGCGCTCGATCCCGAACTCGTCGGCGAAGTGCTCGGCGTCATGCGCGATTTAGCCAAAGAGGGGATGACGATGGTCGTCGTCACCCATGAAATGGGCTTCGCTCAAGAAGTCGCCGATCGAGTCATCGTCATGCACGACGGGGCGATCATCGAACATGGTCCGCCCGAGCAAATTTTCCAACACCCGAAACACGAACGCACCCAGCGGTTCCTAAGTCAAGTACTCTAA
- a CDS encoding VanZ family protein: MTKVASRTAAAKIVSWTVVFLWMALIFFLSRQPGTESGELSRGITAFIIDIARKVAPQFDLETSNFHFFIRKNAHFFAYFILGVFVMNAMRTSRIVGFRRFAWTIVICVLYAISDETHQLFIPGRSGEVRDVLIDTAGAATGIGFYLLISWFFSKRSRYSKKVHEADSIHARQRF, from the coding sequence ATGACAAAAGTAGCATCACGTACTGCCGCCGCAAAAATCGTATCATGGACCGTCGTGTTTTTGTGGATGGCCCTCATCTTCTTTTTATCGCGCCAACCTGGGACGGAATCGGGTGAACTCAGCCGCGGAATAACCGCTTTTATTATAGATATTGCCAGAAAAGTAGCGCCCCAGTTTGATCTCGAAACGAGCAATTTCCACTTTTTCATACGGAAAAACGCTCACTTTTTCGCTTACTTCATCCTCGGTGTCTTCGTGATGAACGCCATGCGGACAAGCCGTATCGTTGGATTTCGTCGTTTCGCCTGGACCATCGTAATCTGCGTCCTGTACGCGATTTCCGATGAAACCCATCAGCTCTTTATTCCCGGCCGCTCCGGTGAAGTGAGGGATGTTTTGATCGACACTGCCGGCGCAGCCACAGGCATCGGCTTTTATTTATTGATAAGTTGGTTTTTTAGTAAGAGAAGCCGTTACAGCAAAAAAGTCCATGAAGCCGATTCTATTCACGCGCGCCAACGATTTTGA
- a CDS encoding ABC transporter ATP-binding protein, protein MSQQQSGHRGPAGHGAGGGRGPMGGFGGRGHGGHGMMPGQKAKNFKATMKQLLSYVGRHKWTIAGVWILAIISTVFTIVAPKILGQATDELFKGIMDQIAGIGGIHFEKIGKILLWLLGLYIISAVFSYLQGYVMAGVSMQITRKLRSDINEKIHKLPFRYFDKTNHGEVLSRITNDVDTINQTLNQSMTQIITSVTTVIGITVMMLTISWQMTLAALLILPLSMVSVIGIVKKSQTHFRNQQQYLGHVNGHVEEIFSSHEVVKAFNGEKEAATTFDEYNNTLYASAWKANFLSGMIMPITTFIGNLTYVVICILGGYLTVTGSLTVGGIQAFIQYVRSFTHPVTQIANISNVLQQTAAAAERVFEFLAEEEEVEEAAEALTVQQTGVDGKNAVAIEGGVQFEQVAFGYEPGQTVIRNFNANVNPGQKIAIVGPTGAGKSTIVKLLMRFYDVNSGTIRIDGHDIRDFERNELRGLFGMVLQDTWLFNGTIADNIRYGRLDATDEDVIEAAKAAQVDHFVRALPDGYEMVLNEAADNISQGQKQLLTIARAILSDPKILILDEATSKVDTRTEALIQKAMDHLMQGRTSFVIAHRLSTIRNADLILVMRDGDIIEQGSHDELLANDGFYAQLYQSQFDKVG, encoded by the coding sequence ATGAGTCAACAACAAAGTGGGCATCGCGGACCCGCGGGACACGGGGCTGGCGGCGGTCGCGGACCAATGGGTGGTTTTGGCGGACGCGGGCACGGCGGACACGGCATGATGCCGGGCCAAAAAGCGAAAAACTTTAAAGCAACGATGAAGCAGTTGCTCAGTTATGTCGGGCGGCACAAGTGGACGATTGCGGGCGTCTGGATATTGGCGATCATCTCCACCGTGTTTACAATTGTGGCCCCCAAAATTCTAGGTCAAGCGACGGACGAACTTTTTAAAGGAATCATGGACCAAATCGCGGGCATTGGCGGGATCCACTTTGAAAAGATTGGGAAAATTTTATTATGGTTGCTCGGCTTGTACATCATCAGCGCCGTCTTTTCCTATTTACAAGGGTATGTGATGGCGGGGGTCAGCATGCAGATCACCCGCAAGCTGCGCAGTGATATTAATGAGAAGATTCATAAATTACCGTTTCGTTATTTCGATAAAACAAACCACGGCGAGGTGCTGTCGCGGATTACGAACGACGTCGACACGATCAACCAGACACTAAACCAAAGCATGACGCAAATCATCACGTCGGTAACGACAGTGATCGGGATTACGGTGATGATGCTAACGATCAGTTGGCAGATGACGCTAGCGGCCTTGCTGATTTTACCGCTATCGATGGTATCTGTCATCGGCATCGTGAAAAAATCACAAACTCATTTTCGCAATCAACAACAATATTTAGGTCATGTGAACGGGCATGTAGAAGAAATTTTTAGCAGCCATGAGGTAGTCAAAGCGTTCAACGGGGAAAAGGAAGCGGCCACCACGTTCGATGAGTACAACAACACGCTGTACGCGTCGGCTTGGAAGGCGAACTTTTTGTCAGGGATGATCATGCCGATCACCACCTTTATCGGGAACTTGACGTATGTCGTCATCTGTATTCTCGGCGGCTACTTGACGGTGACAGGCAGTTTGACGGTCGGAGGCATCCAGGCGTTCATTCAATATGTGCGCTCGTTTACCCATCCTGTCACCCAGATCGCCAACATTTCCAACGTGCTGCAACAAACAGCGGCGGCCGCGGAACGCGTTTTTGAGTTTTTGGCGGAAGAGGAAGAAGTCGAGGAAGCGGCTGAGGCCTTGACGGTTCAACAAACTGGCGTCGATGGAAAAAATGCGGTGGCGATTGAGGGCGGCGTCCAGTTTGAACAGGTCGCGTTCGGCTATGAACCTGGACAAACCGTCATCCGCAATTTCAACGCAAACGTGAATCCGGGACAAAAAATCGCCATCGTCGGTCCAACCGGGGCCGGTAAATCGACGATCGTCAAACTGCTAATGCGTTTTTACGATGTGAACAGTGGGACGATCCGCATCGATGGTCATGACATTCGCGATTTTGAACGGAATGAACTGCGCGGGCTGTTCGGGATGGTGCTGCAAGATACATGGTTGTTTAATGGGACGATCGCCGATAACATTCGATACGGTCGGCTCGACGCGACGGACGAAGACGTGATTGAAGCGGCAAAAGCGGCTCAGGTTGATCATTTTGTTCGGGCGTTACCGGACGGATATGAGATGGTCTTAAATGAGGCGGCCGACAACATTTCACAAGGGCAGAAACAGCTGTTGACGATTGCTCGCGCGATTTTGTCCGATCCGAAAATTTTGATTTTGGATGAAGCGACCAGTAAAGTCGATACGCGCACCGAGGCGCTCATTCAAAAAGCGATGGACCATCTGATGCAAGGGCGCACCAGCTTTGTGATCGCCCATCGACTGTCCACGATTCGCAACGCTGACCTGATTTTGGTGATGCGAGACGGGGACATCATTGAACAAGGCTCACACGATGAATTGCTCGCCAATGATGGGTTTTACGCTCAACTGTATCAAAGTCAGTTTGACAAGGTCGGTTAA
- a CDS encoding phosphoribosylaminoimidazolesuccinocarboxamide synthase, with product METVYIGKTKDVYRKEDGNFLLKFKDDVTGTDGVFDPGANTVGLTIEGAGQAGLRLTQFFFEKINAAGIPTHYIDADIEQATMTVKPAQMFGEGVEVILRYRAVGSFHRRYAKYCNEGDALAGYVEVTLKDDDRNDPLITADGLEMLGIMTKQEYQTLVEFTKQIGEIVKGELAKKELELYDIKFEFGRVGEDNHVALIDEISGGNMRVYRNGEYIEPLQLEKLMF from the coding sequence TTGGAGACAGTTTACATAGGCAAGACGAAAGATGTGTACCGCAAAGAAGATGGGAATTTTCTATTGAAGTTTAAAGATGATGTAACCGGAACGGATGGCGTTTTTGATCCGGGGGCGAATACGGTTGGTCTAACGATCGAAGGAGCGGGCCAAGCGGGGCTGCGGCTCACGCAATTTTTCTTTGAAAAAATCAATGCGGCGGGCATTCCAACGCACTATATCGATGCGGACATCGAGCAGGCGACGATGACGGTGAAGCCGGCTCAAATGTTTGGCGAAGGTGTTGAAGTGATTTTGCGTTATCGGGCGGTCGGCAGTTTTCATAGACGTTATGCAAAATATTGTAATGAGGGCGACGCGCTCGCTGGCTACGTGGAAGTCACCTTGAAAGATGACGATCGAAATGACCCGCTGATCACGGCGGACGGCCTTGAGATGCTGGGTATCATGACCAAACAAGAGTATCAAACGTTAGTGGAGTTTACGAAGCAAATAGGGGAGATTGTAAAAGGGGAGTTAGCTAAAAAGGAGCTCGAGCTGTACGACATAAAATTTGAATTTGGCCGCGTTGGCGAAGACAATCATGTTGCCCTGATCGATGAAATTTCGGGGGGAAATATGCGCGTCTATCGCAATGGGGAATATATCGAACCGCTTCAGTTGGAAAAGTTAATGTTTTAA
- a CDS encoding transporter substrate-binding domain-containing protein: MRKSVLTVFGLFMILSMALVGCGGSASVDTAEGETNAEPGDTTDGKLLDPNKFHFAMSGVYKPYNYVNEKNELEGFDVDIAHEIAKRMELEPVSEQLPWDSLIMELKSGKFDAITASMAITDDRLKEVDFTRPYYLSQAVMFVHEDNADKIRSKEDLEGKKVGVVAASTFKEAAEKLIGPEGEVVEYTSDLLALEELKDARRLDAVITDLGVGQHAIEHANLPAIAVGEALFVDKIGIAVQKGNQELLDELNEALEAMIEDGTYLKISEEWFNEDMLEEK; the protein is encoded by the coding sequence ATGAGAAAATCAGTGTTAACTGTATTTGGACTATTTATGATTTTATCAATGGCCTTAGTTGGTTGCGGCGGCAGCGCGTCCGTAGATACGGCAGAGGGCGAAACGAACGCAGAACCAGGCGACACGACAGACGGCAAATTGTTGGACCCGAACAAGTTCCATTTTGCCATGAGCGGCGTGTATAAACCGTACAACTACGTGAATGAAAAGAATGAGCTAGAAGGCTTTGATGTGGATATCGCCCATGAAATCGCGAAGCGAATGGAGTTGGAGCCTGTTTCGGAACAGTTGCCGTGGGACTCGCTGATCATGGAACTGAAATCAGGTAAGTTTGACGCGATTACGGCAAGTATGGCAATCACCGATGATCGACTGAAAGAAGTCGACTTCACCCGCCCGTACTACTTGTCACAAGCCGTCATGTTTGTTCACGAAGACAATGCGGATAAGATCCGATCCAAAGAGGATCTCGAAGGCAAAAAGGTAGGCGTGGTGGCGGCCTCCACGTTTAAAGAAGCGGCAGAAAAATTGATCGGCCCCGAGGGCGAAGTCGTCGAATACACCAGTGACCTGCTTGCTCTAGAAGAACTAAAAGATGCGCGTCGCCTCGATGCGGTCATTACGGACTTAGGGGTGGGCCAGCATGCGATTGAACACGCAAATTTACCGGCAATCGCAGTGGGCGAAGCGCTTTTTGTTGATAAGATCGGAATTGCCGTGCAAAAAGGCAATCAAGAGCTGCTCGATGAGCTGAACGAAGCGCTCGAAGCGATGATCGAGGATGGAACGTACTTAAAAATCAGTGAAGAGTGGTTTAACGAAGATATGTTAGAAGAGAAATAG
- a CDS encoding VOC family protein — MIKGIEHVGILVPNMDQAIAFYQEAFGLSLRRRESLNAEVELAFLTFADQPNVEVELIAGPGVEHNGAGLIDHLAFRVEGIELEIERLKKLGAEPIDLEPRVILGDVKIAFLKGPHGEKLELVERS; from the coding sequence TTGATTAAAGGGATTGAACATGTCGGAATTTTGGTGCCTAATATGGACCAGGCCATTGCTTTTTATCAGGAGGCGTTTGGATTGTCATTACGTAGGCGGGAGAGCCTCAACGCGGAGGTCGAATTGGCCTTTCTCACGTTTGCCGACCAGCCAAATGTGGAAGTCGAACTGATCGCGGGACCTGGAGTTGAACATAACGGAGCCGGGTTGATCGATCATCTGGCGTTTCGCGTGGAGGGAATCGAGTTAGAAATTGAACGTTTGAAAAAACTCGGGGCAGAACCAATTGACCTCGAACCACGCGTCATCCTTGGTGACGTAAAAATTGCCTTTTTAAAAGGACCGCATGGTGAAAAACTAGAATTAGTGGAAAGAAGTTAA